The sequence AAGTGGCGCAGGCCGCTAACAGCGCGCCGCGCGTGTGTTCATTGCGAGGGCATCGGGAAAAAACCGGTGCCCTCGCGCTATTTCTGGTTGACTCTTTCTGCGTATGTCTTGGTCGGTTGCCCTGCTACGGGGCCTCTTTGGTGTTGCTGTCTTTCTCGGAATTGCGGTGCTCTTTTCGAGCAACCGCAAAGCCATCAACTGGCGGTTGGTGGGGGCCGGGCTGGGCCTGCAGATCGTCTTTGCACTGCTCGTGCTTAAAACCGCCCCGGGGGCCGCGCTGTTCGACGCGATTGCTCAGGGCTTCCGCGACCTGCTGGCGTTTACGTACGACGGCTCCACGTTCATCTTTGGCGATCTGGGAAGCCCCGAGGGCGGCAACATCTTCGCCTTTCAGGTGCTGCCCACCATCATCTTTTTTGCCTCGCTGATGAGCGTGCTGTACTACCTGGGCGTGGTGCAGCCGCTGGTGCGCGGGATGGGCTGGCTGATGCAAAAGGCCATGGGCATCTCCGGCGCCGAGTCGCTGTCGGCCGCGGCCAACGTCTTCATTGGGCAGACCGAGGCGCCGCTGGTGGTGAAGCCGTACGTGCCAGACATGACGCGCAGCGAGCTTATGACGCTCATGGTGGGGGGCATGTCAACCATCGCGGGCGGCGTGCTGGCGGCCTACATCAGCTTTTTGGGCGGCGAGTCGGAAGCCAGTCAGGTGCTCTTTGCCAAGCATCTCCTCTCGGCGTCCATTATGAGCGCGCCGGCTGCGATTGTCATGGCCAAGATCCTGATCCCGGAAACGGGCACGCCCGAAACGGCCGGGGCGGTAGAGATCAGCTACGAAGACGAGAACGGAGGCGTCATTGAGGCAGCGGCCAATGGCGCGGCCGAGGGGCTCACGCTGGCGCTCAACGTGGGGGCGATGCTGCTGGCGTTCATTGCGCTGATTGGCGTGGTAAACGCCGGGCTGAGCTGGCTGGGCGCGCCCAGCATTGGCGACGTGACGCTCTACAACCTGAACGCGCTGGTCGCCGACTGGTCGGGCGGGCGCTTCGAGGCGCTCACCTTGCAGTCCATCTTCGGCTTCTTGTTTGCCCCTTTGGCGTGGGCCATGGGCGTGCCGGCGGCCGACATCCTTAGCTTTGGCACGCTGCTGG comes from Salisaeta longa DSM 21114 and encodes:
- a CDS encoding NupC/NupG family nucleoside CNT transporter — its product is MSWSVALLRGLFGVAVFLGIAVLFSSNRKAINWRLVGAGLGLQIVFALLVLKTAPGAALFDAIAQGFRDLLAFTYDGSTFIFGDLGSPEGGNIFAFQVLPTIIFFASLMSVLYYLGVVQPLVRGMGWLMQKAMGISGAESLSAAANVFIGQTEAPLVVKPYVPDMTRSELMTLMVGGMSTIAGGVLAAYISFLGGESEASQVLFAKHLLSASIMSAPAAIVMAKILIPETGTPETAGAVEISYEDENGGVIEAAANGAAEGLTLALNVGAMLLAFIALIGVVNAGLSWLGAPSIGDVTLYNLNALVADWSGGRFEALTLQSIFGFLFAPLAWAMGVPAADILSFGTLLGEKIAVNEFVAYASLRDLKDVMTQRSMIIGTYALCGFANFSSIAIQIGGIGGIAPSRKSEIASLGLRAVLGGALSSWLTATIAGVLVA